TCGTCGGAGGTTTTATCGCTTGGAGCAGTCGACCTTAAGCTACGCAGAGGAAGCCGGATTTGACGGCATCTGGGCATCTGGATTCGAACTATCGGCGCTCTTCGGCCTTGCCGACATAAGCCTGATTACGATGACCCAGCATCTCGACATGCTGCGCGCCATAGCCGGGAAATCGTCCCTGCCGATCGTCGCCGACATCGACACGGGCTATGGCAACGCGTTGAACGTCATTCACGCGGCACGCGAATACGAGAAGGCCGGCGCGGCAGCCGTGGTGATCGAGGACAAGACCTTCCCAAAGGTCACCAGTCTTGCAGTTGATGGTCGTCAGGAACTGCTGCGCATCGAAGAGTACCAGGGCAAGATTGAGGCCGCGGTGTCCTCGCGCACCAACCCGGATTTTATGGTCATCGCCCGCACCGAAGCGCTGATGGAAGGTTTGGGCGAAGAGGAAGCATTGACGCGCGGCATGGCCTATGCCGAGGCCGGCGCGGACATGGTCCTGGTCCACTCGAAGAAGAAGGACCCGGCTGCGATCGAAAGTTTCTCGCGGGCGTGGAAAGGGCCGGTCCCGCTGGTCATCGTTCCGAACGCCTATCCGGAACTCGATGCCTCGCGTATCCGCGCGCTCGGCAATATCCAGATGACCATCTATGGCAATTATGGCATTCGCGCTGCGACGACAGCAATGCAGAATGCCTTCCGGCGTTCATTGCCGATGGCGGCGTGCAAAACGTTCACAAGGACATTGTGCCCGTCGAGGAGATATTCCGACTGCAGAAAATGGATCAGGTCAAGGCCGACGAAAAGCGGTTCCTGAGATAGGTTGGTGCTCATCCCGTTCACGCCCGCCGCCAATTCAGACGAGGCAGAGTTTGGTGTGCTTGTCGTCGAAGAAGGAACTTCGCTTTCGCTGAGTTTCGACCTCGATCAGATCGCGGCGTTTCGTGAAGCTTTTGGTGACGACGCATTTGTCGAGGTAGGCACGGGCTATGTCGAAGAGAGAGCCAAAGCGCTGTCCGCGATAGACGAGTTCTGGCTCTGGAAAGAAGCCGTCCGAGCGCAGGTCCCGGATCCAAGCGATGCGGCAAGCGTCAGCGACGCACATAGCATTGATATTGATCTCGTTCGAGCGCATACGCGAAGGCTGCTGGATGTGGCCTGCCAACGGCTTGCGCACCATTGAAGCGGGCCGGCGATATCCAACACGGCCGAAGACTACGGTTGACGTAGAACTTCGTCCACCAGGGTCAGCGTGCCAAGGCGATCAAGAAGCTGATTTGCTTTCTTTTCTCCGAGCAATTCGGGCGCCAATGTTGGCCAATGCTCCAGTGCACGACTAACTGTCGCCACGACCTCGCGGGTGATCAGCTTCTCGTCCAAACGAAGAAAACTTGCGACCCTCTCAAAACGATGAAGGTTCACGTTTTCGAAGCTTTGGGTTTTGACGAACCTCAACGCCATAGTGTCGGATGGATTGTAAAGAACGGTCGGGACGATATCGTAGGCAGGCGACAATCGGATTTCGCCGGGTGCCGGGAATCGGAAGGACCAGTTCTTAAGATGGTTGTCGCCATTGCCCAAAAGCACGTCTGCAGCGACCCTTCGGATGGCTTCCAATATGTCATCGCGATGATCGGTACTGAAGCGGCGCACCATGTTGATGATGGTTTCAGTCGTCGCCATCGTGTATTTGCGATCGCCTATCGCTCCCAGAATTTGGGCTGCGTCTTCGATGTGAATGCGACGATCATCGTCGGCACGGTCGAAGCGATCGATGACGAGAACGCGTTTTCCGTGGGCCAAGAGTTCCGCGGGAACGCCGCTGATGACATCGCTGGAGACAAGCCGGCAATTTGCGGTTCGCACGCCAATCATTTTTGCCATATGCATGGCCGCGTATTCAGCCTCGGGCAAACCTGGGAATCGCTCGCTTGCGACCTTGATGATGCAACGGCCGGTGTCACCGCGACCGGGAACCGTCAGTCGCTCGCCCTCGACGTTGGCTGTGAACTTGAGCTGGACACCTGCGAGCGAGAATTTGACCGCGCCTTCAGGCAGCGCGACATCCACGCCATGTACCTTTTCGATGGTGATTGGGCCGGCTGACCCTGGGATCGCTGTTTCCGGTACGACGAGAATTGCGCCGGGGAGATCGCCACCCAGGCGGGTCAGAACGTCGAATTCGTCGTGATCGCCCGGCCCCATTTCGTTCAACACGAGATCCCTAAGGGCGCCCTCCGGAAGCAGCCCTGAAAACCATGGTGGCAATGTGCCGTGAAGCCCAATTTTGTCACCGCGCCGCGCCAGACGATTGCGTGTGCCCTCGTCATCGTCAGGATCGAACCAACCCAGGCTCAGAATTGGCCGCTTTGGATCCCGTAGGAATGTTTCCGCAACGACAAACGCGACTGCGCCGTCACTGTCGCGCGTCAGGGTGCCTACCCTAACCTTCCCTTGTGTCTGATCCAGAAGATGGACGCCGAGGATCGCCGAAGATTTCGCCATCACGGCTCCCCTTTGTCGTCTTCATCGAGATCGACAAAAAGTTCCTCGAATGCGCTGGCCGCCGCCCCTCTATTCTGCTGTTCCCCCTTTTCGCCAATCAGCGCCCTCACTTCCCCGACCCGGGACTTCGGCAGTAGGACGGGCATAAGGTCGAGTGCATCGCAGATTTCGGCAAACAGGGTCAGTCGGTCCCTACCCCGCCGATCCGTCGCAAGGTCCCGTTCGAGTTCCGATATTCGCGCCCGGTCCCGGCCGAGCCTTTTCGCAAGTGCTGGCTGACTGAGACCTCGCCGTTTACGGGCGGCCAAGAGTTGTTCGCCAAGAGCGTTGAAAATCGTAGCATTCATGCGGAATATCGCTCATCTAAAGGTCAATGTACGGAATATCGTGCGGCCAGAAAATAAACTAGAATGCGGAATTCTGCAACACTGATCCATAAGGAGCGGAATAGCGCATCCGGTTCGTCGCTGACCTCAGCGGTTGCGCCAAGCCTGCTCCCGCCTTTTCAGCAATTCGATCTAGCGTTGGCGCAGCGTGGCGATCTCGATCTCGCCTCTTGTCCATTCATCGACCCAGCGCTCAAACTCTTCGGACCTTTCGATGGGAAGCCCCCATCTTTTGGGCCCGGCCAAACGCCCTTTCGACAATCGCGCGCGAACTTCGATCGACATGACTAACTCCATCCATCCAATCGGCAGCCCGAACACCCGGGAACGCAGCCGCGCCAATGTCTTAAGCCTGAGTGCGGCTGTCCTCCGCTTCAATACTCAGGTTTGACTGACGAGGCGACCACCCAGCCACAAGAATATGCGCCCTTCCGAAGAAATCGACGCCGAGGACGACCTTGAAATCGTCTATGAGTACACGCCTTGGCATTGAGCCGAGGCATTGCCTTCGGCCTGCGGCTAGCGAGCGGCAGTCCGAAGGGAGGCTTCGCCGCGGCCGACATCGATCCGATGCGCGCGGTGACGAGGCGCACGTTGACACGCGTGAAAGTTCCTACCGTGTTTCCTTTGAGCGCATCTGCATATTCGATTGACCAGTGCGGGATGCGGGCAAGTCGCGATGAACGATTTCCAGAGCTTCGACCCAAGGGACAAGGGAGCAGCTCTGCGCCTGATGCGCAAGCTGCTCAGGGGCCAGGGCACCACCCCGCGGGTAGTGGTGACCGACAAACTGCGTTCCTACTCTGCCGCAAAGCGGAATTGATGCCCGGTGTCGAGCATCGCTCGCACAAAGGGCTCAACAATCGGGCCGAGAATTCGCACCTTTCCGTGCGACGACGGGAGCGACGTATGATGCGCTTCAAGTCGGCACGGCAATGCCAGCCCTTCGTCTCAGTCCATGGCCAGATCGCCAATCATTTTCTTCTTCACCGAAAAACCTGGCTGCCGCCGATCATAAATGCCGTTAAGGCGATGCTACCGATGGCGCTTCTGGCGGCGAATGCTGCCGAGAACGCCGCGCTGAAGGCTGAGAGAGACGCTCTTGCGCAGCGTGTCTTCAAGCTTGAGGAAGAACTGGCGCTTGCTGTCGATGGCGGTAAAGATGCTCGGATAGATGGCGCCGAGAGGAATTGATGCGGAATTCGGCTCGGCGTGGTGCTGAATTCCGCTAGTTCAAGAACGGACCGCCGCAAGACGGATCTTTGCCGAAGTAGCAGCCGGTCACGTTGAAAGAATCCACAAAACAGGACGTCCGGCAAAGGTGCAGCTTGCTGCAGATGGCACAGCCCGAATCAACAACCTCTGGATCTGTCGCTCGCTTACAAAGTAGCGCGAATGTATCACTGTTCCAAATCTCTTTGAGGCCAGCATCGAAAACATTGCCAAAAGTAAAAGCCTTCACCCCGTGCATCTTGTCGCATACGGACACGTCGCCGCTCGGAAATATCGACATGCCAGACTGCATGCCGCCACAGGGATGCCAGTCCGTCTCTGTCCACAATTTGGTGGTATCGTCGGGCGGTTCTATATTACAGAGATGTGAATACTGTTCACGTTTTTGTATGATCCGATCTCGGGCACGTGACAGCTCTTCCGCAGTAACGTTCGGAGCACCATTGGCGGCGGAGTTGATTGCCCCGCTCTCTATATAGGAAATGTCGATACCTTCAACTCCCAAATCGACCAGAAAGTCTATGGTTTCCTCCACCGCATGCTGGGTCATTGGCGTCAGCACGCTCTTGACACGCACTCGGATTCCGGCTGCGCGTAAAAAACGAATCGCATTGGCCACCTTGGGAAAATGCCCGCTGGTCCGGGTCACCTGATCATGCAGCTGCGGCGAGCAGGCGTCCAAACTGATCGTCACTTCTTTCATGCCTGCATCTTTCAAGCGGACGGCAATGTCAGGATCAGTCCCGATTACCGTTCCGTTGCTAGTGAAGACCGGGATCATACCCCGTGTGAGCGTTCGCTCTAGCAACTCGAGCCAACCATCAAAGATGGTAGGCTCGCCACCAGTGAATCCTGCAAACACCACGCCCCAGTCCGCAGCCTCATCCAGCAACGCAAGGCACTTGCTCGAGCTCCAGCGCGGGTCGCTCCTCTGGCGACTATCTTGATAACAGTAGGAACAGCTGAAGTTGCAATTGAACGTAAGAGTGATGCTGATACCCGCAGGAACGGGCCATTTGCCAAAAGTTGCGAGGTCAAGCGCGGAGGAATCAACCCGGTAGAGGAATTTTTGCGGACTAAATCGATCTCTTGGGTTTGCCGTCATGTCGAAATTAAAGAAAATGCTGATACTTGCTCAACAACTGATCAACTTGTGAGTGAGCATCAACACCCTCAAGGTCAAAAGTTTGGCCATAGATAAAGGCGATTTGTGAAGGGAGGAGACCTTTGTCACACAGCGACAGAAAGAACGCGTGAGAAGGGTCAAGCATTTGGATCTGGGAAGGATGGTGACCATGAGCCAAGGCGTACCCCGCCATCGGCTTTAGGCAAACCGTTTCCTTGAGCTGAGGGAACAACTTGGTATGGTCCATGGTCGTTAATCCGGATTTCCGATCAAGGTACGCCGACGAGCTGGATGCTGGCCACGACCGCAGCCAGCTCCATTGCTCTGAAGAGGGGGCCGGGCCTCTCCAAAAGCTCGCGCGGCGATAGCCGCACTCCTCAAACCCTCCACTCTGCCCCGCTCTGCACCCCAAAAGATGCCGACGCTGGTAAAGTGCCGCTCCGGATTTGAGCTATGTTGCCCGGTGGACGTCGATCGAGGATCAATGTTCAGTGCAGTTGATCGAGATAGGTTTGGTATTCCAGCAGCCCGGCCAGTCTGGCCGGCGGACTGCGATTTCGGCTGCCCCTTGCACGGGTAGCGCCCGTATCTCTGTTCGAATAGCCTCTTCACGGAGCTGCGCAGCCAGGATCTTTAGGGTATCTGCTGTGTGCACGTATCCCGAGGTTTGGTGGTCCGTCATTAGTCAGTCTCCTGAGTTGAAGTGTGCCAAAAAGTTTACAAAAAACGGGAAGCAAGCGTCATGCCGCGTCGGCCGCAAGTGCGGCTCCACGCCGTGAATGTCCGGCATTTGCTCACCTTTTTTCAAGTGGGTACACTGGCATCCTTATATGTCGGAGTTTCGGATTGTTCGACCGGGGTAGAATTTGTCGGATGGGCGACAGCTTTGTCTGATCGAGTCTTATCGAGATCTCGGGGACGTATGAGCAGGCCCCGGCGAGACGGGCCGGTACGATCATGGCCTGGAGAAGGCACCCCACCAAACAAAAGCTCACGCTGCCGCCCGATGACCTGTGATTAGGCATGGAATAAGGAGGCTGACTCAGTCTCGCTGATATTTTGGATTCGACTGGCCTTGTTCTCGAAGGAGAAACAGCACCATGCGAGCCCAGTTTCGGATTTCTGATCTCGTCCCTGCCGAGTTAAATGTGGGGGCAGTGCATGATGGTGCCGACGCGATCGCCATTAATCATCAGTTGCTCAAAATGCGAAGGAACGCGGGAATCGGTGGCAGTGTAGACACCGGAAATGCGCGCGACGAACCTTCACCGACTGGTTGCCCGAGGTTGCTTCACCTTACATGCGACGAACTGAACGGATGGCTGAGATGTAGGCTTGATTGGCCACAAGATAGGCGGTCGCCCGGGTGAATACTTGATGCATCGGCTCCGCATGCCGGTCAGCGACGACACGATCTTGCGGACATTGAAGCGCACCAAGTCCTGTTGGGAGGCCCTTTACCGCACGGTATTGCTTTCCCTCAGCTCAACAGCAGCTTGGTGCCGGACACCAATAGCACGGCCGCGAGGATGAACCTGAGGGTGCACTCGGAGAGGTACCGGCTACCTACAAGACCGCCAGCGACGCCACCTATGCCGACCGCGAGTAGCCACAGCGGGAGTGCCGAGGGAATAGACTTGATCGAGGCATAGGTGCCAGCGAGAGCTGCCGCCGAGTTCAGCAGATTGCATGCGGCGGTAATGGCGGCGGTACGCCGGGCGCTAACCCAGTTCAGTGCGAGGATGATCGGCGCGAGGAAGATGCCTCCACCTGTTCCTGTCGTTCCCGAGACGAAGCCGATCACCGCCCCCGTCAGCAGAGCGGGCAGGAAGGGAGGAGCCTCGGCGGCTTGGACTGCAACCTTTTTCGTTATTGCCGAGCAAATCATCTGTACGCCCGACAGGATCAGAATGATTCCGACGAGGGGATAA
This genomic stretch from Rhizobium sp. CB3090 harbors:
- a CDS encoding helix-turn-helix transcriptional regulator — translated: MNATIFNALGEQLLAARKRRGLSQPALAKRLGRDRARISELERDLATDRRGRDRLTLFAEICDALDLMPVLLPKSRVGEVRALIGEKGEQQNRGAAASAFEELFVDLDEDDKGEP
- a CDS encoding type II toxin-antitoxin system HipA family toxin — encoded protein: MAKSSAILGVHLLDQTQGKVRVGTLTRDSDGAVAFVVAETFLRDPKRPILSLGWFDPDDDEGTRNRLARRGDKIGLHGTLPPWFSGLLPEGALRDLVLNEMGPGDHDEFDVLTRLGGDLPGAILVVPETAIPGSAGPITIEKVHGVDVALPEGAVKFSLAGVQLKFTANVEGERLTVPGRGDTGRCIIKVASERFPGLPEAEYAAMHMAKMIGVRTANCRLVSSDVISGVPAELLAHGKRVLVIDRFDRADDDRRIHIEDAAQILGAIGDRKYTMATTETIINMVRRFSTDHRDDILEAIRRVAADVLLGNGDNHLKNWSFRFPAPGEIRLSPAYDIVPTVLYNPSDTMALRFVKTQSFENVNLHRFERVASFLRLDEKLITREVVATVSRALEHWPTLAPELLGEKKANQLLDRLGTLTLVDEVLRQP
- a CDS encoding radical SAM protein, with translation MTANPRDRFSPQKFLYRVDSSALDLATFGKWPVPAGISITLTFNCNFSCSYCYQDSRQRSDPRWSSSKCLALLDEAADWGVVFAGFTGGEPTIFDGWLELLERTLTRGMIPVFTSNGTVIGTDPDIAVRLKDAGMKEVTISLDACSPQLHDQVTRTSGHFPKVANAIRFLRAAGIRVRVKSVLTPMTQHAVEETIDFLVDLGVEGIDISYIESGAINSAANGAPNVTAEELSRARDRIIQKREQYSHLCNIEPPDDTTKLWTETDWHPCGGMQSGMSIFPSGDVSVCDKMHGVKAFTFGNVFDAGLKEIWNSDTFALLCKRATDPEVVDSGCAICSKLHLCRTSCFVDSFNVTGCYFGKDPSCGGPFLN